The DNA region CACGTATAGAAACATCTCTTGTTTTTGCTTTTGCATTTTGAGAATTTTTAAAGAATGTTGATATTAATTCGTCAAATTTTTCAGGTGAAACTCTAATTCCTATATCCAAATCAGAGCCAGCCTTAGCAGTCCCACCTGCTCTTGATCCCATTACAAAAATATCATCTCCAAGTCCTTTTTCTGACGCCACCCCACGAATTCTTGCAGACACCTTATCAAATAGTGATGGAATTATACCTTGTGGTATCACCAAACCAGGTCTGGGCGAGCCGAATTTTACAACACTGTCCTTCTCGCCAACTGCGACACTATTAGCCAGACTAGATGCGTTAATTTGCTCCGACTTCCCTTCCAGGCCGCCACCTACCACCACCTTCGGCGGCGGCGTCCCAGCCCCAGCGACTTTGTCCTTGACCTGGCCAATCGCCTGGCCCAATGCCTTGGTGACTTCCACACCCAGGTCTTTGGCGCCCGGCCCCAGTTCCGACCCCAGCATCACCAGTACCGAAGCCCGCTCTTGTATGCTCAGGGGTTTACCTGCTGCCTGGTCCAGCCATTGGGTTCGCGCTTCCCAGCCCGTCAGGTTCTGCTTCTCCTGTTCGCTCAGCCAGCCGTTCTGGATCAGCATCGCTTCCGCCAGGTCTTTATCCAGACTGAAGCGGTTCCCCCAGCTATTGAAGGGGTTCTCCGATTTCTTGGCAATCTGTTCCGGGTTGCCCTGGATCAGTCCGGTCAGGTCGTAATCCCGCCCCAGTTTGCCATCTACTTCGCTGATCAGTTGTGAGTTGCGCTTGCAGTTCAAGGCAGTCAGCCATCCGCTGCCCGAAGAGCAACGCGTCGTGCGCGAGGTGCT from Chitinivorax tropicus includes:
- a CDS encoding nucleotidyltransferase domain-containing protein, which encodes MLIQNGWLSEQEKQNLTGWEARTQWLDQAAGKPLSIQERASVLVMLGSELGPGAKDLGVEVTKALGQAIGQVKDKVAGAGTPPPKVVVGGGLEGKSEQINASSLANSVAVGEKDSVVKFGSPRPGLVIPQGIIPSLFDKVSARIRGVASEKGLGDDIFVMGSRAGGTAKAGSDLDIGIRVSPEKFDELISTFFKNSQNAKAKTRDVSIRDGRIQTGESGLRGLRNEIASDLDMPKDKIQISIIRSGGVFDNGPQTKLSYDFEFGGN